GCTGGCCGTGAACTCCATGAAGAGTTCTGGCAGCTCGAAGTAGTGGATCGGGTTGAAGGCGCAAAGCGCACGGATGCCGTTTTCCGCATCGGGCGGATTGTTGCGGTGACCCGGCAGAACCGAGTTGACCGGGAACTGGGCCGCTTCGGCCGGTGGAACGCGACGGGAAAGGTGTGCGGCGATCAGGGCCACGTAGTTGCCTTTCTCGTTCTCGATGTCCGGGCGGATCTGCAGGTAGCGCGGATTCTTGGTCAGCTTGCCGTCGACGATGCGAGGATTTGCTGAGGATGCGCAGTAGTCCGGGCTCCCCGAGCGATGGAAGCTCGTCAAACGATCTTGCACTGGCTTCGTGTATTGTTCGAAGCGGATCGTGTCGTTGATCTGTTCCTCGACCTCCTCGTGGGTGAGGGGGTGGTAGTTGGAGAGGAATACGTCATCGCGGGTGATGTCGTATTCGGCCTGCTTGTCGTAGCCGCGGATAATCGCGTCGTCCGGACGTTGGAAGAAACGATACTCGCAGTTCGTGGTGAACTTGATCGATTCGCGGGTGACTTCGGAAGAGAGGCCCGAAACCGCCTGGGTCGGGACCACCGTGCTGGCGCTGATGTCGTCCTCACGGGAGATCTTGAAGGCCGGCAGGAAGTCCTTGCGGAGCCCAAAGGTGCGCCAGGATCCTTCTTCCGTATAACCGACCCGGAGGAACTGGGTGACGAGCTTCTTATTGCGGTAGCGCAGCTCGTAGCCGGGTTGTCCATCGACGACGTCGACCGAGAAACGGTCCATCCAGTCATCCGCCCAGTCGGTTTTGTAGAATCGCTTGATGATGAGGACGAGGTCCTTTACGTGCTGCGGAATGGTCTGGAGCCATTCGTTGTACTCGTCCGTGTAGTCGATCTTTGACGGTGTCAGAAGTTTAATGACGGAACCCAGAGAGCGCTCATTGCTGAGAATGCTCCGGCTGTTGGTTCGGTTGCGGGAGGTGTCGAGGAAGCGCTTGCTGTAGTCGTGATCGAGAACCTCCTTCGCGATCTTGAAGTCGTGGTGGAAGTCGGAGACGAAGACCGGGCCGCTGATGATTGCGTCCTCAAGAGACTTGGAGATTTCCGATTTTCCTCCGCCGGAAACCGTGCAGGGCTTGTGACAGAAGGTCGCTTCGGGGTTCGTCCCCCGTAGGCGCCAGCGACGTCCTTCGGCTGGCTTGATCATCCGCACCTGGTAGCCAGAGGGGAACACGTAGATGCAGTTTGGATCGAGACGAAGTTTTTGTTCCTTGCCATCGATGGGCCACGTTACGGTTTGCTCTTCCAAGCTGATGCGGGTCTCTTCAGGAACGTAAAAGATTTCCGGATACTTTTTGTCGACTCCGTAGCCCTCGGGTTTGAAGTCGATCGAGTCGGAGAAGCGTTCTTTGACCTCGGCAATGGTGTGTTTGCCCTGCGGAATTTGAGAGCCGGGAACGAACTCTTCCCCGAGGTCATAGCTCGGGAAAACCAAAGCGCCACCGGCGTGTTCCTCTTCGGATTGACCGGAGAGATTGGCCGCGAAACTGATCTGTGTCTTCACTTCCTTCTTCGAGTAGCCGAAGTAGCTGTCGGAGATGGCGGTAACGATCAACCCATCGGTGGTGCGGAAGGTGATCTTGAAGGCGGAGCCGTCGTTGTAGAGCTCATCTTCCTTCTCCCAGCACATGCCGTCGCGCTTCTGGCGTTCGGTGGCTTCGGAAATGTTCGGAAGGCCGAGTTCCTTCTTGGTCAGGCGACCGAGGTGCGGTGCGAGGATCACGCAGCCCGTTTGACCGGACCATCCCTGGACGTCGAGTGCGGAGTCGTTTTCGGGCAGGAAGGGGTCTCCGGCGTTGCCGAAGATGGATTCGACAAAGTCGAGGTTGCTGGAGAGCACGGCCGGTGCGAAGAAGCGGACTTCCATCGATTTCTTCGGGCTGTAACCGGGAACCTCGGGCCGGACGGTCGGGCGAAGGAGGAGGGAGACCCAGCAATGCGCCTTTTCTTCCTGTTTCGCCGTCAGGGGCACGAGCATGAATTCCTCCGGTGGGTTCATTGCCGCACGGAAGAGACGCAGGGCGGCAACTGCAGGAACCGCTTTCTTGTCGGCGGGAACGGGAAGACCCCAGTCAGCGACGTGGAAAACGCCTGCCGTGGTCCGGCGGTCGCTCTTCGGGTTGTGGAGAACTCCTTGCGAAACGCGGTAGCTATCGTTGACCGAGCTCTTGAAGTGATCGGCATTTCCCGGGATCGAGAGCTGGCGGGCCAGACCGTGGCGGTCGAGGATCAGGGTCTCGCGGGGGAGAGCGGCTGTCTCCTCGCCCACGTGGGCCGCGAGCTTGTCGAGAAAGTCTTGGATGCGGCGGTCGACCGGAGGGAGCGGAGACTCAGCGAGGTGAGTGCGAGCTTTGACGCTTCTCAGGAAAGGTTCGGCCAATCCCATGACGGCCGATTCCTGATCGTCTTGGAATCCGCGGCTTCCCAGAGCCTCCAGCTTCAAATTAACGTAATCAGCGATGTCCTTCTTGGAGAAGGGGGAGTCGCCAATCCCGAGTCTACGACTTAAGTCCTGCTTAGTGATTTCCTCGAACATACGATTCCATATGCCATGGAGCTACGGGACGAATGCAAACAGGAAAACTCGCAGCTACGCATTTTTAACAAGCATAACCAGATCGAATCGGCCTTATTAGGCGGATTTTACCTGGTTTGAGCAGAATTTTGCTCGAAGGGGGCCTCTATTTTTTGCGGAATCTGTAAACGCCAACTGCCGGAATAAATCCGGCAGTAAGCAAGAGAAGCTCGTCCCCGCAGGGAGTTCTTCTCGAAAATTGTAGAATGGGTCTCGGTTAAGCGACCGATTCGACCGATACCTTGCGGCGTTCGCGGTCGAATTTCACCGTTCCGTCCTTGAGGGCGAAGAGGGTGAAGTCGCGTCCCATTCCGACGTCTGCGCCGGGATGGAACTTGGTGCCGCGTTGGCGAACGATGATGT
This genomic stretch from Puniceicoccus vermicola harbors:
- the rpmA gene encoding 50S ribosomal protein L27, with protein sequence MAHKKGQGTSRNGRDSQSKRLGVKKFGGQAVVAGNIIVRQRGTKFHPGADVGMGRDFTLFALKDGTVKFDRERRKVSVESVA